One genomic region from Prionailurus bengalensis isolate Pbe53 chromosome C1, Fcat_Pben_1.1_paternal_pri, whole genome shotgun sequence encodes:
- the NGF gene encoding beta-nerve growth factor produces the protein MSMLSYTLITALLIGIQAEPHPESNVPAGHAIPQAHWTKLQHSLDTALRRARSTPAGAIAARVAGQTRNITVDPKLFKKRRLRSPRVLFSTHPPPVAADTQGLDLEAGGAASFNRTHRSKRSSSHPVFHRGEFSVCDSVSVWVGDKTTATDIKGKEVMVLGEVNINNSVFKQYFFETKCRDPTPVDSGCRGIDSKHWNSYCTTTHTFVKALTMDGKQAAWRFIRIDTACVCVLSRKAGRRA, from the coding sequence ATGTCCATGTTGTCCTACACTCTGATCACAGCTCTTTTGATCGGCATACAGGCAGAACCACACCCAGAGAGCAATGTCCCAGCAGGACACGCCATCCCCCAAGCCCACTGGACTAAGCTTCAGCATTCCCTCGACACAGCCCTCCGCAGAGCCCGCAGCACCCCGGCCGGGGCAATAGCCGCGAGGGTGGCAGGGCAGACCCGCAACATCACTGTGGAccccaaactttttaaaaagcggCGACTGCGTTCCCCCCGCGTGCTGTTCAGCACGCACCCCCCACCTGTGGCTGCAGATACTCAGGGTCTGGACTTGGAGGCGGGTGGTGCTGCCTCCTTCAACAGGACTCACAGGAGCAAGCGGTCGTCGTCGCACCCTGTCTTCCACCGGGGGGAGTTCTCGGTGTGCGACAGCGTCAGCGTGTGGGTGGGGGACAAGACCACCGCCACGGACATCAAGGGCAAGGAGGTGATGGTGCTGGGAGAGGTGAACATTAACAACAGTGTGTTCAAACAGTACTTTTTTGAGACCAAGTGCCGGGACCCCACTCCTGTGGACAGCGGGTGCAGGGGCATCGACTCGAAGCACTGGAACTCATACTGTACCACGACGCACACCTTCGTCAAGGCGCTGACCATGGACGGCAAGCAGGCCGCCTGGCGGTTCATCCGGATCGACacggcctgtgtgtgtgtgctcagcaGGAAGGCTGGGAGAAGAGCCTGA